ACCGCGCGCGACGCGGCGAGCGACATCGTGCGCGGGCTCGACCTGGGCGCCGACGACTATCTCACCAAGCCCTTCTCGCTGCCCGTGCTGATGGCGCGCGCGCGCACGTTGCTGCGGCGCGCGGCGCAGGCGGAGCCGGAGTCGGAGACCGAAGCGCCGTTCACGATCGGCAGCGCCGTCGTCCACCCCGACCGCTTCGAGCTCGAGCGCGACGGCCAGACTCACTCGCTCACCGCCAAGGAGCTGGCGCTCCTGCAGCTGTTGTGGGCCAGGCGCGACACGGCCGTCTCGCGCGGCGAGATCCTGCAGGAGGTCTGGGACCTGCACCCCGAGACGCGCACGCGCGTGGTGGACACGTTCGTGCTCAGGCTTCGCAAGCTGATCGAGCCCGATCCGTCCGAGCCGCGCCACCTGGTGTCGGTGCGGTCGTTCGGGTACCGCCTGATCCCCAAGCCCGCCCGAGCCTGACTCACCGCACAGAGAAGGGGATACGGTCCAGTTTCGCTGGACCGCGCCCGATTCTCATCGGTATGCAGCTCGTGCGCAGCTTCAGCGTCTGCCTCGCCCTCGTGGGTCTCAGCCTCGCCTGCGCCTCGAACCCGCCCGCGCCGAGTCACGGCAGGGGCACGGTGTTCGGCGAGCTGACCCTGCGCCCGCACCCGGGAGTCACCATGCCCGAGCGCGGCGACG
This Myxococcota bacterium DNA region includes the following protein-coding sequences:
- a CDS encoding response regulator transcription factor, whose product is MSANARILLVEDEEHLARGLAFNLEAEGYRVETTERGESALQRLADPDRENVDLVVLDVMLPGISGLDVVSRLRAAENHVPVLLLTARDAASDIVRGLDLGADDYLTKPFSLPVLMARARTLLRRAAQAEPESETEAPFTIGSAVVHPDRFELERDGQTHSLTAKELALLQLLWARRDTAVSRGEILQEVWDLHPETRTRVVDTFVLRLRKLIEPDPSEPRHLVSVRSFGYRLIPKPARA